CAAATCATTGGACAGATTATATGAATGATTGAGAAAGTGGATAAATGGTTAATTAGACAAAGATGATATTCTCCTTTTCTCTTTTTCTTAAGATTCTCCGTTTCACAAAGAGGGGGTGAATAATTACGAAAAAAGATAAAATTAGGCTTAAGGTTTTAAAGAAGTGCGAAGCCCTTGTTTCAACAAAAGACAATATTCTAATTGGGGCATCTGGTGGTTGTGATTCAACGGCCCTTGTTTATATGCTTTGTTCACTAAAGAAAAGGTTTAATATTTCCCTTTTCCTTTGTCATTTTAACCATTGCCTTAGAAAGGAATCGGACAAAGATGCAGAATTTGTTAAAGAGCTGGCAGAAAGGTTTAATTTGCCTTTTTATGTTACAAGCTGGAAAAACCCCATTCATTCACAAAAGATGGCAAGAAGGGCAAGGTATGATTTTTTTTTAAAAACAGCGAAGGAAATAAATGCAAAAAGCATTGCATTAGGACATAATCTTGATGACAATATAGAAACAATCCTATTTCATATCATAAGGGGAGAAAACCCCTATAGAATAGAAGAAAAAATGGAAATGGATGGGATTACAATTATAAGGCCTTT
This bacterium DNA region includes the following protein-coding sequences:
- the tilS gene encoding tRNA lysidine(34) synthetase TilS; its protein translation is MGASGGCDSTALVYMLCSLKKRFNISLFLCHFNHCLRKESDKDAEFVKELAERFNLPFYVTSWKNPIHSQKMARRARYDFFLKTAKEINAKSIALGHNLDDNIETILFHIIRGENPYRIEEKMEMDGITIIRPLIDIERKEIEEYLAKNNIPFIIDKTNLRPVYTRNKIRLKLIPLLYEFNPRFKKAIIKFSSIWKRNLDFLEEEAKKPISKQSHPALLAHILRKKGFSFSKIDQIIKMVKRGDEK